The segment GGCGCGGGCTTCCCTGCTGCCGTCAAGGCACGCGTTCGCGAACGCCATGCCATCGATACGCTGATCATGAACGCCGCCGAGTGTGAGCCCTACATCACCGCCGATGACCTCACCATGCGCACGCATCCCGAGGCATTGATCGAAGGACTGGAGATTCTCGCCAGTCTGATCGGGCCGGAATGTATCTTGATCGGCATCGAGGATAACAAGCCCGAAGCCACCATCGCCCTCGAACAGGCCATTCGTGTCCGCAAGGCTGACAGCCGACTGCCTGCGCTCGACGTACGTATTGAAGTCGTGGTCGTGCCGACCAAATACCCCTCCGGTGGTGAAAAGCAGCTGATCAAGCTGCTGACCAATCGTGAGGTTCCCAGCCGCGGCCTACCGGCCGATGTCGGCGTAGTGGTGCATAACCCGGGCACGGTACGTGCCGTACAGCGCGCAGTGTGCTTTGGGGAGCCAATGATTTCCCGCGTCATCACTCTGACCGGTGAAGCGTTGGGCCATCCGCATAATGTCGAGGCACGACTGGGTACCGCGATAGGGGATCTATTGCAGCTTGCCGCACCGTCGTCAGCAGGAATCGGTCGTCTGATCATGGGAGGGCCAATGATGGGCTTCACGTTGCAAAGCGATGCCATGCCCATCATCAAGACGACCAACTGTCTATTGGCAGCCTCTCACGATGCACTGCCGGCACCGGCGATAGAGCAGCCCTGCATTCGCTGTGGCATGTGCGAGCAGGCCTGCCCGGCGGACCTGCTGCCACAGCAGCTTTACTGGTACGCCAAGGCACGTGAGTTCGACAAGGCCGAGCTCTACAATCTTACCGACTGCATCGAGTGTGGTGCCTGCGCCTATGTCTGCCCAAGCCAGATTCCGCTGGTGCAGTACTATCGTTTCGCCAAGGGCGAGATTCGCAGTGCTCAGCATGAAGCGCGCAAATCCGAGCGTGCCCGTCATCGCTTTGAATTCAAGCAGGCACGCCTTGCGCGTGAAGATGCCGAAAAAGACGCCAAGCGCAAGCAGCGCACACAGACGGCGCGGGCCCAGACCCCAGGGTCGACAGCGACAAGTGCAACGCCCGCCTCCTCGACCGCTTCTACAGTAGCTGCCTCTATTGCGGCCAAACCTTCAGCTGTCTCCAGCGCACCTGATCTCAAGGCGTTCAAGACCGCGCGTGCCGCCGCCAATATCGCCGTCAAGAAAGCCGAGAAGGCACTCAAGAGTGCCAACGAGAGTGGCGAAGGCGATATCGCCGCCCTGGAAGCAACCGCCACCAGTGCGCGTGAAAAACTGGCCACTGCCGAAGCCGCGCTGAAAACCGCCAGTGAGGCGATAGAATCAGTGCCGGTCACATCGACGGCTCCCGGCACACCTGCCACAGCCATCGCGAATCTCAAAGCGCTCAAGACGGCGCGTGCCGCCGCCAATATCGCCGTCAAGAAAGCCGAGAAGGCACTCAAGATTGCCAGCGAAAGCGGCGAAGGCAATATCGCCGCCCTGGAAGCGGCCATCACCAGTGCTCACGCAAAGCTTGCGAGCGCTGAAACTACCTTGAAAGCTGCCAGCGAAGTACCGGTGACAGCACCTGCTCCAGTGTCACTACCGGCCATTGCGGGTGCAGCAGCACCTACCGCGAATCTCAAGGCGCTCAAGACAGCGCGTGCCGCCGCCAACATTTCGGTCAAGAAGGCCGAAAAGGCGCTCGCACGCGCCAGTGAGAGCGGCGAAGGTGATATCGAAGATCTCCAGACGTTGTTGGCAACAGCGCAGGAAAATATGCGCGCAGCCGAGGTACGACTGGCCAGTGCCCAAACAGACGACACGGGTGCAGGCAAAGCGCCTGAACGCATCCCCGGACAGCTGCCGGAAGCGGCACACGCGACTGAAGCGTCTGTCGGGCGTGGCAGCATGGCCAGCAACGTGACGCTTTCGCAGGCCGAGATTGAAGCGGCCCGTACCGAGAATCTAGCCAAGCGTCACAAACAGGTGACCATTGGCGTCAAGGCAGCCGAGATGGCGTATCGCAAAGCCGAAACGGCACTGTCCAGTGCCGATGATGAGAGCCGCTCTCGCCTTGAAACCAAGCTTGATCGTACGCGTCGCAATCTGGAGCATGCCCGCGAGTCACTCGCGGAAGTCCAGGCACTGGTGGATGCTCAATGATGAATGCCCGCCATCTCACGCATTCAAAGCTACGAGCGCCACGCCAGCCCCTTTTTCATCGTAAGTTCACCGCAAGGAATTTGAGCGCCTCATGAGCCTGATGCATGCAAGCTCCCCTCATGCCCACGGGCCTACTGCGACATCGCGCGTGATGGCATGGGTACTGGCTGCCACGTTGCCGGGTATCGTCGTGCTGTGCTGGCACTATGGCTGGGGCGTCCTGTTCAATCTGGCCTTTGCCTGTCTGGCAGGGGTCGGTCTTGAAGCCCTGCTACTCAAGATGCGTGGACGGCCGGTCAGCTTCTTCCTGAAGGACAACTCTGCACTGGTGACCTGTGTCCTTCTGGCGGTCTCTCTGCCACCACTGGCGCCCTGGTGGCTGGTGCTGACGGGAGTCATCGCCGCCATCGTCGTCGCGAAGCAACTCTATGGTGGACTGGGGCAGAACCCGTTCAATCCGGCGATGGTCGCCTATGCCCTGTTACTGATTTCCTTCCCAGTGGAAATGTCGCGCTGGTCAGCGCCACAAGGGTTCGCGCTCGGCTTCAGCGACAGTCTTGCGCAGTTCTTCGGGCTTATCGCGACCCCCGATGCGCTGACCGGGGCTACGCCGCTGGATACCTTCCGCAACAAGGGTGAGCTGAGTACGGCGGAGTTCTGGGCCAATCCTGCGTCATTGCCGGCAGCCAATCTGCTTGCCTGGCAGCAGTCGGCAATCGCCTGGGGGCTGGGCGGGCTCGTGCTGCTCGCCAAACGTCTGATCACCTGGCACATCCCTGCCGCCATGCTGGGGAGTCTTGCCGCGATCTCTGCCGTCTTCTTCTTAATGGACGCGGATCAGTACGCCAGCCCGCTGTTCCACCTGCTGTGCGGCACAGCGATCTTTGGCGCCTTCTTCATCGCCACCGACCCGGTCACGGCGGCAACCTCCAACAAGGGCAAGCTTTACTACGGCGTAGGTATCGGCATTCTGATCTTCCTGATTCGTGCCTTCGGTGCCTATCCAGATGCCATCGCCTTCGCGGTACTGCTGATGAACTTCAGCGTGCCCTTCATCGATTACTACACTCAGCCTCGCAGCTATGGTCACAAGAAGCCTCGTCGAGGCATCTCGCTGGAGGACAAGTCATGAGCAAGACATCCGATACGCCCATGAAATCACCAGCACCGCGCGGCCTGAAACAGAACATGACCCGTGCTGCACTAGGACTAGCGGTATTTGCCATCGTGACCGCAGGGGTAGTGGCCGTCACGCAGATCACGACCGCAGACACGATTGTCAAGAATGAGCGCGCGGCGCAGAGTGCCGCTCTGGCCGAGATCATTCCGCCGTCACTTCACGACAACGAACTGCTCGACGACACCTTTGCGCTGCCGCCCTCGCGAGTATTGGGGCTGACAACCGCTGATACTGGCTGGCGCGCGACCATGGATGGCAAGACAGTCGCCATCCTCCTGCCAGTCGTGACAGGCAAGGGCTACAGCGGCGACATTCGCCTGCTGGTCGGTATCCGTGCAGATGGCAGCATTGCCGGTGTTCGCGCCGTGAAGCACAGCGAGACACCAGGGCTTGGCGACAAGATCGAAGCACGCAAATCTGGCTGGATTCACGAATTCGATGACCAAACACTCAGCTCGGTGAAGTGGAAAGTGAACAAGGATGGCGGCGACTTTGATCAGTTTACCGGCGCCACCATCACGCCACGTGCCGTCGTGGGTGCCGTTCGTCAGGCGTTGATCTACTTCATGGCGCATCGCACGGCGCTATTGGCCGGTGACAGCGAGACACTGACGGCCACCAAACGTGTCAAAAAAGAAGCACCTGAACCTACGGCCTCATCACCGCCCGACGGCATTGCGCTGCCTGAAAACAGCACGACACCGGTAGGTGCCGCGATACCTGCAGGCGCGGCGACATCCAAGAAGACGGCTAGCGATGCCAAAGCTTCCGCTTCCCCCGAGCACAGCGGAGACAATGCACATGAGTGATATCTCGCTTGGCAAGATCAGTCGCAACGGACTATGGGATAACAACCCGGCATTGGTTCAGCTGCTGGGACTATGTCCGCTGCTGGCCGTAACGGCGAGCGTCGTCAATGCACTCGGGCTAGGGCTGGCGACACTCCTGGTACTGGTCGGCTCGAATACCGCCGTTTCACTGATACGCAATCTGGTGCCAGCCGAGGTGCGGCTGCCCGCGTTCGTGATGATCATCGCATCGTTCGTGACCTGTGCTGAGCTCCTGATGAAGGCATATACCTTCGAGCTCTATCAGATTCTCGGCATCTTCATCCCACTGATCGTGACCAACTGCGCGATTCTAGGCCGTGCGGATGCCTTTGCTGCCAAGCATCCGGTACTCCCGGCTGCTACCGACGGCTTGATGATGGGGCTGGGCTTCATGGCCGTGCTAGTACTACTGGGGGCGATGCGTGAGTTATTTGGTCAAGGCACGCTGTTTGCCGGCATGGAACTATTGCTCGGACCAATGGCGACGGATTGGAAGATGACCATCTTCCCCCACTATTCCTTCCTGTTCCTGGTGTTGCCGCCCGGTGCCTTCTTCTGCATGGGACTGATCATTGCGGGCAAGAAGACCATCGATGAGCAGCTGGCACAGCGACGCAAGGCCGCTGCCGCAGATACCCCGAAGGTGTCACGGCGCGTGCGTGTTACCGGCACGATATCGTGATGATCGCGCTCTGATCATCCAACGCTGAATCGTCGCGAGAATCCATTGCCATTGCCCGTATCGAGAGATCATGAACGCTCAGAAACGCCTCGAAATATTCACGCGCCTGCGGGCGGAAAATCCTGAACCTCGCACCGAGCTTGAGTGGTCAACGCCGTTTGAGTTACTGATCGCGGTGTTGTTATCAGCTCAAGCCACCGATGTCAGCGTCAACAAGGCGACGGCCAAGCTCTATCCGATCGCCAATACACCCGTCACGATTCTGGCGTTGGGCGTCGATACGCTGAAGGAATACATCAAGACCATCGGGCTTTATAACACCAAGGCCGAGAATGTCATCAAGACCTGCCGCATGTTGATAGAGCAGCACGACAGCGTGGTCCCGCAGACACGAGAAGCACTGGAGGCATTACCCGGTGTCGGACGCAAGACAGCGAACGTGGTGCTGAATACAGCCTTTGGCCAGCCGACCATGGCAGTGGATACTCACATCTTCCGCGTCTCCAATCGCACCCGAATCGCACCTGGCAAGAACGTATTGGAAGTCGAGCACAAGTTGATGCGCCATGTGCCCAGAGAGTTCCTGGTCGATGCCCATCATTGGTTGATTCTGCACGGTCGCTATACCTGCATGGCCCGTAAACCGCGCTGCGGTAGCTGCGTGATCGAAGACCTCTGTGAGTACAAGGATAAGGTCGACCTGTAAGACGCTGACATATCAAGGATACCTGACAGAACTAGACCACTCGGGCTTGGCAGCCTTAGCGTTGACTAACCATCCAATATCAGACTCTCTCCTTTCAACCGGCAGTCCCAGTAGACTGTAAACAATAAATACGGTCGCAAGGACTTGCCATGTCAGTGCCTTCTCATCTTCGTCATACTCCGAAACCTTCGCCACCCGAGACGAAGGATCTCTTGTCGTCTGATGCGAAAGCGGATGCCTCGGTTGAAAGTCTGACGCTGCAACTCCAGACGCTCGAGGCAGAGAACCACCTATTGAGGACGCTGGTCGATGCCCATCCGGACATCCTGTTCATCAAGGATGCCCAAGGACTATTCCGCTACGCCAACCGCACTCTGACAGAATTCTACGGTACGACACTCGAAGACATCATCGGGCGTGAAGATAGCTACTACACCGGTAACAAGGAACAAGGGAACTTCTTTCGTCGTAGTGTTCAACACGTACTCGACACCTTCGAAAGCGAGCTTGTCTTTGAGGACGCCACCGATGCCGAGACGGGGGAGATCAAGCACTTCCGCTCCATCAAGCTGCCGTTTCACAGCACACAGGGCGAGGAGTTAGTCGCGGTGCTGGCGCACAACGTCACCGCCGAAGTACGTGAGCACGAGCGCAAGACCCGCCAGATTGATCATATCTACGATACGTCACTGGAAGGCTTCTGGGACTGGAATATTCAAAGTAGTGCCGTGACGCACAATCGTCGCTGGTCACAGATACTGGGAATACCGGAGAGTGAACTGAGCAATAGCCTGGAGGAATTTGCCGCACTCCTGCATCCAGAAGATATGCCAGAAGCCATGGTTGCCATCGAAGACTGTCTGGCGGGCAAGGCACCCTATTACCATCGACACCGCATGCTGAATCGCCAAGGGAAAGTGCTGTGGGTCATCGATAAGGGAGATGTCATTGAGCGCGATAAAGAGGGAAAGCCTCTGCGGATGATTGGCTCGATCACGGATATCACCCGTGTCGTGGAATCGGAGGCATTACTGCATCAGCACAATCGTTTCGATTCCCTTACCAAGCTGGCCAACAGATCCTCGTTGATCGACTTGCTGCAACAAACCATCATCACGACTGATATTCGGGGTGGCCATGCTGCCTTGATTTTCATTGATCTGGACCATTTCAAGAAAATCAATGACCTGCTCGGTCATACTGCCGGTGATCACCTGCTGATCGAAGTCGCTCATCGCCTGAGCCGTCAAGCCCGTAGCACTGACATGGTTGCCCGTTTCGGTGGCGATGAATTTGTCATCCTGCTTCAGCCCTTGAGCGAGTACGCCATCGACGCCAATCGCGAGCTCGAAGACGTAATGGAGAAAATGCAGCATTCCCTCAACCAGACCTACTCACTGACAGGCCCCTCGGGCAAGCTTCTGGAGCATCACAGTTCAGCCAGCATGGGCAGCATCATGTTTCATGACCGCAGCCTAAGTGCCGAAGAGTTGATTCACCGTGCAGATATTGCCATGTACTGCGCCAAGGAAGCGGGTCGCAATCAGCGAATCAGTTTCGACCCCAGCATGCGATTGAAGCTGGAGCGATCCGTACAGCTGGAACACGATCTACGCAGCGCCATTGAGCTTGATCAAACGTGGATCGTGCTGCAGCCACAATTTGATCAGCATCAGCAGTTACTCGGCGCAGAGTGCTTGATGCGCTGGCGACACCCGGTGTACGGCATGATCTCGCCATTCGAATTCATTCCGCTGGCAGAGAAAAGCCACCTGATCGACAGGCTAGGTGATTGGGTGCTCGAAGAAGCCTGTACGTTACTCAAGACATGGGAGAGCGTTCCTGCACTGGCTGACATTCATCTATCGATCAATGTCAGTACACGCCAGATCGACAGCCCCTGCTATGTCGATAGCATGGCTGAGACCCTGACTCGACATGATATCTCTCCGCTATGCCTGCAGCTTGAACTGACAGAGAGCGTCTTCGTCAATGACATGCCCACCACCGTGGGGCGCATGCATCAATTGAATGCGCTGAGCTTGAGCCTATCACTGGACGATTTCGGCACCGGCTTTTCCTCGCTGACCTATATCAAGCATCTGCCTTTTTCCGAAATCAAGATCGACAGAAGCTTCATCAGTGATCTCGAGCACGACGTGATGGATTTCCGCATGGTCGAATTCATCATCCATCTGGGCCACGAACTAGGGATGCGTGTGGTCGCGGAAGGCGTCGAGACTCAAGGCCAGTTTGATCATCTCACCGCCATGGGCTGTGACGTCATCCAAGGCTACCTGCTGGCGAAGCCGATGCCAGTCGATGCCTTCATCCAACGTTATGGCGGCTCATGACACCCCTTGCAGGGTGACGCTGGCGCTGTCATGAACATGGCCTGATGTTGACTCAATCACTATCTGATCATCCGAGGCGCGCAGCCCTGCCGATTCATGGCACACTGTGCGCTCTTTTCTGTCCGGAATACCTACGCAATGGAAGACTTCTTTACCTGGATCGGGGCTCAGCTTGGTGCTGCCATCCGTTTTATCGTCGAGGGGCTAGGTGGCTTTTTCGCTAATTTTGACGATGCGCTAAAAGGCTTCTTCAGCGGTCTTGCCGGCGAGCTCGGCATAGGCACTTCGATCTTCAGTCTGCTGGGGCTGATCCTGGGCCTTTATCTGCTATTCAAAGGCGTCACGGCACTGCTCAGAGGCTCGATCGTCGGGGGGATACTGCTCGTTTTCATCGGCCTGACATTCCTCGGTTGGCTGATCACCTGAGCTATCGACAGCGACTGGGAAATTGCGCTTATCGCATTACACTCTCGACAAAAAGCCCTCGCCAACTGGCGAGGGCTTTTTGTCTCTGGAGGAGATGCCAGACCGCTCAGGGCCTGGCGACTCCTGGGGATCAGGCTAGCGCTTTCTCTACGACCTCGTAGACATTGCGCGACAGCTTCTCGGCACGAATACGCTCGAGCTCTGTTCTCATCAGCGCCTGGCGAGTGGCATCGAAACGCTTGAAGCGGGTCAGCGGCGTGATGATACGCGCGGCAATGTCCGGGTTCAGGCGATTCAGCTCAATGACCACATCTGCCAGCAGGCGATAGCCTTCACCATCAAGGCGGTGGAAGTTGACGCGATTCTGACCCGCGAAGGTACCAATCAATGCGCGCACCTTGTTGGGATTCGTCAGCGAGAAGGCTGGATGCTCCATCAGGAAGCGCACACGGTCCAGTACATCAACCTGCGGACGCGTGACTTGAATAGAGAACCACTGATCCATCACTAGCGGGTCGTGAGACCAGCGCTGGGCGAAGGCCTTGAGTGCCGGATCCCCCAGCTCAGTGCGTGAGGAGTGCACCAGCAACGTCAGTGCTGCGCGTACGTCCGTCATGTTGTGTGCTGCTGCCAGCTGAGCTTCGGCCAGACGCACACCCTCTTCATCCTCGATGCTCATCAGATAGCTGAGCGCGGCATTCTTGAGACTTCTACGCGCCATCTGCTCAAAGGTCGGTGCGTATTCGCCCTGCTGTTCGTTGGCGTGATAAAGCGCCACGAAGTCATCACGCAGTGCCGTTGCCAGCTGAGCCTTCGCTGTCTTGCGCGCCCAGTGGATGGCATCAACATCGACCACGGTCTGCTGCTCGGCAATATAGGCTTCTGATGGCAGCGTCAACATCTCGGCAAGTACAGCGCGATCCGTGGGTTCACCTGCCAGCAGGAAGCGATACACGGCCAATAGACGCTCATCAACGCAAGCGTCTTTCTCACCGCGCTGCCAGGAAGCCATCAAGTCTTCAAGCGCTGCCAGCGCCAGGCGCTGACCAGAATCCCAACGATTGAAGCCATCACTGTCATGCTGCATCAGGAAAGCCAGTTGCTCGCGGCTATAATCGAAGCCCAGCTTGACCGGTGCAGAGAAGCCACGTAGCAACGACGGCACCGGCTCACGCTCGATACCGGTGAAGACGAAGGTCTGCTCGGCTTCCGTCAACTCCAGTACGCTCTCGCTACCCAGTGACTCACCCTCCAGTACAAGCGGCAGATCATGTCCGTCAGCGCTCACCAATCCCATGCGCACCGGAATGACCAGCGGTAACTTTTCGCTCTGGCCTGGAGTCGGCGCCGTCGTCTGGCGCAGGGTCAGCGTGTAGGCCCTGGCGTCAGCATCGAAGGCACCACTGGCGGCCACGTCAGGCGTACCCGCCTGAGCGTACCAGCGCATGAATTGAGTAAAGTCACGTCCAGAAGCTTCACTCATCGCGCTGATGAAGTCTTCGATCGTGGCTGCACGGCCATCATTCTGTGCGAAGTAAAGATCACTCCCACGACGGAAGGCCTCTTCGCCCAACAGGTTGGCGACCATGCGCACCACTTCCGAGCCCTTCTCATAGATAGTCAGGGTGTAGAAGTTGGATATCTCGATGTAGGAGGCCGGGCGGACCGGATGGGCCGTGGGGCCAGCATCTTCAGCGAACTGCGCGGTACGCAGCATGGCCACGTCTTCGATACGCTTGACCGGCGCCGAGTTCATATCTGCCGAGAAGCTCTGATCACGATAGACCGTGAAACCCTCCTTCAGCGACAGCTGGAACCAGTCACGGCAGGTCACGCGGTTACCCGACCAGTTATGGAAATATTCGTGCGCTACCACGCCTTCGACACGCTGGAAGGCAGCATCGGTCGCAGTGTCATGATTGGCCAACACACAGGAGCTGTTGAATATATTGAGCCCCTTGTTCTCCATCGCGCCCATGTTGAAGTCGTTGACGGCGACAATCATGAAGATATCCAGATCGTACTCGCGACCATAGACCTCTTCGTCCCACTTCATGGAGGCCTTGAGGGAGGTCATGGCATGCTGGGTCTTGTCGAGATTTTCCGGCTCGACCCAGATTTCCAGCGCCACGTCGCGTCCGCTCATGGTGGTAAAGCTATCGGCATGCTTGACCAGATCACCTGCCACCAGCGCGAACAGATAGCAGGGCTTGAGATGCGGGTCCTGCCAGGTCACGAAGTGACGGCCACCGTCCAGCTCGCCGCGCTCAACGGGATTACCATTGGAAAGCAGAATCGGGTAGTTCGCCTTGTCAGCAATCACGTGGGTGGTGAAGACGGACATCACGTCTGGACGATCCGGGTAATAAGTGATGCGACGGAAACCTTCGGCCTCGCACTGGGTGCAGAACATGCCAGAGGACACGTAGAGCCCTTCAAGCGCGGTATTGGCGGCAGGATCAATCACCACAACCGTCTC is part of the Cobetia sp. L2A1 genome and harbors:
- the rsxG gene encoding electron transport complex subunit RsxG, which produces MSKTSDTPMKSPAPRGLKQNMTRAALGLAVFAIVTAGVVAVTQITTADTIVKNERAAQSAALAEIIPPSLHDNELLDDTFALPPSRVLGLTTADTGWRATMDGKTVAILLPVVTGKGYSGDIRLLVGIRADGSIAGVRAVKHSETPGLGDKIEARKSGWIHEFDDQTLSSVKWKVNKDGGDFDQFTGATITPRAVVGAVRQALIYFMAHRTALLAGDSETLTATKRVKKEAPEPTASSPPDGIALPENSTTPVGAAIPAGAATSKKTASDAKASASPEHSGDNAHE
- a CDS encoding sensor domain-containing protein; the protein is MSVPSHLRHTPKPSPPETKDLLSSDAKADASVESLTLQLQTLEAENHLLRTLVDAHPDILFIKDAQGLFRYANRTLTEFYGTTLEDIIGREDSYYTGNKEQGNFFRRSVQHVLDTFESELVFEDATDAETGEIKHFRSIKLPFHSTQGEELVAVLAHNVTAEVREHERKTRQIDHIYDTSLEGFWDWNIQSSAVTHNRRWSQILGIPESELSNSLEEFAALLHPEDMPEAMVAIEDCLAGKAPYYHRHRMLNRQGKVLWVIDKGDVIERDKEGKPLRMIGSITDITRVVESEALLHQHNRFDSLTKLANRSSLIDLLQQTIITTDIRGGHAALIFIDLDHFKKINDLLGHTAGDHLLIEVAHRLSRQARSTDMVARFGGDEFVILLQPLSEYAIDANRELEDVMEKMQHSLNQTYSLTGPSGKLLEHHSSASMGSIMFHDRSLSAEELIHRADIAMYCAKEAGRNQRISFDPSMRLKLERSVQLEHDLRSAIELDQTWIVLQPQFDQHQQLLGAECLMRWRHPVYGMISPFEFIPLAEKSHLIDRLGDWVLEEACTLLKTWESVPALADIHLSINVSTRQIDSPCYVDSMAETLTRHDISPLCLQLELTESVFVNDMPTTVGRMHQLNALSLSLSLDDFGTGFSSLTYIKHLPFSEIKIDRSFISDLEHDVMDFRMVEFIIHLGHELGMRVVAEGVETQGQFDHLTAMGCDVIQGYLLAKPMPVDAFIQRYGGS
- a CDS encoding RnfABCDGE type electron transport complex subunit D — its product is MSLMHASSPHAHGPTATSRVMAWVLAATLPGIVVLCWHYGWGVLFNLAFACLAGVGLEALLLKMRGRPVSFFLKDNSALVTCVLLAVSLPPLAPWWLVLTGVIAAIVVAKQLYGGLGQNPFNPAMVAYALLLISFPVEMSRWSAPQGFALGFSDSLAQFFGLIATPDALTGATPLDTFRNKGELSTAEFWANPASLPAANLLAWQQSAIAWGLGGLVLLAKRLITWHIPAAMLGSLAAISAVFFLMDADQYASPLFHLLCGTAIFGAFFIATDPVTAATSNKGKLYYGVGIGILIFLIRAFGAYPDAIAFAVLLMNFSVPFIDYYTQPRSYGHKKPRRGISLEDKS
- the rsxC gene encoding electron transport complex subunit RsxC — protein: MVLSLLKSMVTSSSARRALPGGFSKVTPDGATDGATDGKHDGGDALPKVFDFNGGIHPPERKVLSNRAPLVAAPLPHEVVLPLSQHIGAPAQPLVEVGQRVRTGELIARAQGMISAPVHASITGVVTAIEKRQIPHVSGLEDLCIVITREGEIDEWVKMDAWRDWREQEGQDLIQRLQDAGVVGQGGAGFPAAVKARVRERHAIDTLIMNAAECEPYITADDLTMRTHPEALIEGLEILASLIGPECILIGIEDNKPEATIALEQAIRVRKADSRLPALDVRIEVVVVPTKYPSGGEKQLIKLLTNREVPSRGLPADVGVVVHNPGTVRAVQRAVCFGEPMISRVITLTGEALGHPHNVEARLGTAIGDLLQLAAPSSAGIGRLIMGGPMMGFTLQSDAMPIIKTTNCLLAASHDALPAPAIEQPCIRCGMCEQACPADLLPQQLYWYAKAREFDKAELYNLTDCIECGACAYVCPSQIPLVQYYRFAKGEIRSAQHEARKSERARHRFEFKQARLAREDAEKDAKRKQRTQTARAQTPGSTATSATPASSTASTVAASIAAKPSAVSSAPDLKAFKTARAAANIAVKKAEKALKSANESGEGDIAALEATATSAREKLATAEAALKTASEAIESVPVTSTAPGTPATAIANLKALKTARAAANIAVKKAEKALKIASESGEGNIAALEAAITSAHAKLASAETTLKAASEVPVTAPAPVSLPAIAGAAAPTANLKALKTARAAANISVKKAEKALARASESGEGDIEDLQTLLATAQENMRAAEVRLASAQTDDTGAGKAPERIPGQLPEAAHATEASVGRGSMASNVTLSQAEIEAARTENLAKRHKQVTIGVKAAEMAYRKAETALSSADDESRSRLETKLDRTRRNLEHARESLAEVQALVDAQ
- a CDS encoding electron transport complex subunit E, translated to MSDISLGKISRNGLWDNNPALVQLLGLCPLLAVTASVVNALGLGLATLLVLVGSNTAVSLIRNLVPAEVRLPAFVMIIASFVTCAELLMKAYTFELYQILGIFIPLIVTNCAILGRADAFAAKHPVLPAATDGLMMGLGFMAVLVLLGAMRELFGQGTLFAGMELLLGPMATDWKMTIFPHYSFLFLVLPPGAFFCMGLIIAGKKTIDEQLAQRRKAAAADTPKVSRRVRVTGTIS
- the nth gene encoding endonuclease III; this translates as MNAQKRLEIFTRLRAENPEPRTELEWSTPFELLIAVLLSAQATDVSVNKATAKLYPIANTPVTILALGVDTLKEYIKTIGLYNTKAENVIKTCRMLIEQHDSVVPQTREALEALPGVGRKTANVVLNTAFGQPTMAVDTHIFRVSNRTRIAPGKNVLEVEHKLMRHVPREFLVDAHHWLILHGRYTCMARKPRCGSCVIEDLCEYKDKVDL
- the pepN gene encoding aminopeptidase N, yielding MSQPAAIHLADYQAPAWQVLETRLTFELEPSATRVTTVLTLESNPDAAIGSDATPPLVLNGEHLTLERVSVDGRILASDEFKVSETHLTLDGLPARCELETVVVIDPAANTALEGLYVSSGMFCTQCEAEGFRRITYYPDRPDVMSVFTTHVIADKANYPILLSNGNPVERGELDGGRHFVTWQDPHLKPCYLFALVAGDLVKHADSFTTMSGRDVALEIWVEPENLDKTQHAMTSLKASMKWDEEVYGREYDLDIFMIVAVNDFNMGAMENKGLNIFNSSCVLANHDTATDAAFQRVEGVVAHEYFHNWSGNRVTCRDWFQLSLKEGFTVYRDQSFSADMNSAPVKRIEDVAMLRTAQFAEDAGPTAHPVRPASYIEISNFYTLTIYEKGSEVVRMVANLLGEEAFRRGSDLYFAQNDGRAATIEDFISAMSEASGRDFTQFMRWYAQAGTPDVAASGAFDADARAYTLTLRQTTAPTPGQSEKLPLVIPVRMGLVSADGHDLPLVLEGESLGSESVLELTEAEQTFVFTGIEREPVPSLLRGFSAPVKLGFDYSREQLAFLMQHDSDGFNRWDSGQRLALAALEDLMASWQRGEKDACVDERLLAVYRFLLAGEPTDRAVLAEMLTLPSEAYIAEQQTVVDVDAIHWARKTAKAQLATALRDDFVALYHANEQQGEYAPTFEQMARRSLKNAALSYLMSIEDEEGVRLAEAQLAAAHNMTDVRAALTLLVHSSRTELGDPALKAFAQRWSHDPLVMDQWFSIQVTRPQVDVLDRVRFLMEHPAFSLTNPNKVRALIGTFAGQNRVNFHRLDGEGYRLLADVVIELNRLNPDIAARIITPLTRFKRFDATRQALMRTELERIRAEKLSRNVYEVVEKALA